DNA sequence from the Parasphaerochaeta coccoides DSM 17374 genome:
AATTTTGGTTGGCCTCCAGAGCGAAGGGGGCACAGGACTGGGCGGCATCTTCGGTGGAGGAAGCGACACTGCTTTCGGTGCCAAGAGCAATAGTGTCGTGACACGCATCACGGCAATCGTGGCGGCCTCTTTCATGGTGCTTGCCTTGGTCGTTGCCCTGCTGAACAAGTCCTCCTCCCGTGACTATGTCCTGGAGACTCTCCCGGTGCAACCTGCTGTTGCCTCCGAAGTAGTGGAGGAATGGTGGAATGCCGCGCCTCCGGCTCCGGAGGCCGCACTGTCGGTCGTAGAGTAGGGAAGGTAGTCATCGTCCGTATGTTGGACACTCCCTTTGCCGTACACCCCTTGATGTACGGCATGGGGATTTTTTTGTTTATGTCGGATGTGTCTGATATGATAAAATACGTGTGTAGTTTGTGTCATGATGCCATGCATGAGGTGACGGCACTGCCGGATATATGGTACATTCCTATATATATCCTGCTACAAAGGGGAAACGTGTGAGAGTATGTATTCTGTATGCCTCATCAGGCAATGAAAACAAGTCGCTCCGGGCCATTGTGTCTGCTCTATCTGAAGGTATCAGCACACAGGGACATGATGTGGAAATGTTCGATATGCGTCTCGAAGGGCAGAAAGTTGTTTCATATTATGATTACATCATCGTCGGTACGGAAGCCGCTGGCTTCTGGGGAGGAAAGATTCCTTCCATAGTCCCGTCGTTTCTCAAGCAGGCGGGTACGGTGTCCGGGAAGCGGTGCATGGCTTTCATCACCAAGGGAGGACTGCGCAAGCAGAAGACTCTCGGCGCGCTGATGAAGACAATGGAAGCGGAGGGCATGTATCTCAAGACTTCCGATGTCGTGTCGAAGCCTGATTATGCCCGGATTATAGGAAAGCGTCTGCATATCGATGCAAACAAAAAATGAGGCAACCCTCTGTGACAAGGGGTATGCATGAGAGTGAAGGAGCGGTTTTCATGAATAATATGTCCGTCAGAAAGTTTTTTATCATGGTATCCATAGCCGTATGCGCGGCCGGTACTCTTGCCGCCGCAGTGATCAGCCAACCGGCAGCTGTGGTGAACCTGACAAAGAATACAGTGATCACCACGGAACAACTAAATGCCAAGGTGAAGGAATATCAAGAGGCGGCTGCGACGGCTGGAACGGCAGCACCTGATGCACTCCGTGTCCTTGAAATCATGATTAACGATGAGTTGGTCATGCAAGGTTCGGCGCGTGATGGCATAGTCATTACTGATGCCCAGGTTTCTCAGCTTGTCGTCGATCAGAAACAAACTCTGGAACAACAGTATGGAGTAACCTTGACAGACGCCCAGTTCCAGCAGGCCGTTACAGCGCAATTTGGTTCCATGGAGGCCTTCCGCAAGGCATTGAAGGAGCAACTTCTGGTCGATACGTATGTCAGAAAAGCAAAATCGGATGTTATCGCACAAGTGAAGCAGCCGACAGATACTGAAATCTCTAGTTTTTTCAGACAGCGTCGTTCGGAATTTTTTAGTCCCGAAAGCATCAGGCTGAGCCATGTATTCATACCTTTTGCGGAAGGCACTGACGCACAGAAGACGAATGATGCCAACAAAGCGACGCTCATATCGCTTGTCTCCAGCATCCGTTCAGGTTCCCTGACTTTTGAGAAAGCGGTTCAGGATTATTCCCAGGATGCCGCCAGTCGGCAACTCGGTGGCAGCATCGGATGGCTGACAGCGGATAACTCTGATGTTGTGGCTTCTTTGGGACAGGGTTTTTATGACGCGGCGTTCGCTCTTGAAGTCGGACAGATCAGCAATGTGGTTGAGTCCGCCAGCGGCTATCACATCCTCAAGTCGGTCAGCCATCTGGATGCCAAGATGCTGGGATTGGACGACACCATCAATCCTGAGACTACAGTGACGGTGCGTGAGTACATCCGCCAATATCTCCTGGCGCAGAACCAACAGACGGCTTATGTAAACGCGGTCAATGCGCTGATTCAAGACTTGCGTTCTCTGGCAAACATCCGTATCCTGTATGCAAACTGAGTAAGGAAAGGCATTTTCATGAAGTCACGGCACAAAGGAAGGGAGCTTGCGGTACAGACTCTCTATGCGATGGATTTTAATGGCTCTTTGCATTCAGGAGCCTATATGGAAGATCTTTTTCCTGGACTTACACAGGAAGAGCAGGATGAATTTGAGCCGGAGGTGGTTCTTTTCGCTCGCTATCTGGTTGCAGGAACATTGGAAAACATTGACGGGATAGATGATGTCATTGCCGCCTATTCCGTAAGACGCGCCTTTGACAGGATTGATGTGATTGACCGGAACATCCTGCGCATCAGCGTCTTTTCTTTGTTTTTTTCTGAAGATACACATCCTCATGTAATTATAGATGAAGCGGTGAAGTTGTCTCAGGAATTCAGCAGTGAGGTCAATTATCGTTTCATAAACGGTCTGCTTGATGCTCTGATGCAGGAATTGTCTGCATACCGGACAACGTATCCTGATGTATCCACCGACAAACTGCTTTCGTCATTTGTCGCTGGCAAAAAAAAGACAAGTTGAGGGATGAGCACTTTCATGCCGGGAGGAAGTAAGATGATTCAATTGAAGAATGAGCAGCAAATAGAGGGGATCCGACGTTCCTGTCGGCTTCTCGCCCGCTTGCTCGATTCTCTGGAAACTTGGATCCAAGCCGGCATGTCAACTAAGGATATTGATAAATACTGTCATGATTTCATGGTTAAGAACCATGGCAAGCCTACTCTCTTAGGCTATATGGGATTCCCCGCTGCAACCTGCATT
Encoded proteins:
- the secG gene encoding preprotein translocase subunit SecG, whose protein sequence is MVVLSIILTVFFVIASVVLVILVGLQSEGGTGLGGIFGGGSDTAFGAKSNSVVTRITAIVAASFMVLALVVALLNKSSSRDYVLETLPVQPAVASEVVEEWWNAAPPAPEAALSVVE
- a CDS encoding flavodoxin family protein — protein: MRVCILYASSGNENKSLRAIVSALSEGISTQGHDVEMFDMRLEGQKVVSYYDYIIVGTEAAGFWGGKIPSIVPSFLKQAGTVSGKRCMAFITKGGLRKQKTLGALMKTMEAEGMYLKTSDVVSKPDYARIIGKRLHIDANKK
- a CDS encoding peptidylprolyl isomerase, encoding MNNMSVRKFFIMVSIAVCAAGTLAAAVISQPAAVVNLTKNTVITTEQLNAKVKEYQEAAATAGTAAPDALRVLEIMINDELVMQGSARDGIVITDAQVSQLVVDQKQTLEQQYGVTLTDAQFQQAVTAQFGSMEAFRKALKEQLLVDTYVRKAKSDVIAQVKQPTDTEISSFFRQRRSEFFSPESIRLSHVFIPFAEGTDAQKTNDANKATLISLVSSIRSGSLTFEKAVQDYSQDAASRQLGGSIGWLTADNSDVVASLGQGFYDAAFALEVGQISNVVESASGYHILKSVSHLDAKMLGLDDTINPETTVTVREYIRQYLLAQNQQTAYVNAVNALIQDLRSLANIRILYAN
- the nusB gene encoding transcription antitermination factor NusB, with the translated sequence MKSRHKGRELAVQTLYAMDFNGSLHSGAYMEDLFPGLTQEEQDEFEPEVVLFARYLVAGTLENIDGIDDVIAAYSVRRAFDRIDVIDRNILRISVFSLFFSEDTHPHVIIDEAVKLSQEFSSEVNYRFINGLLDALMQELSAYRTTYPDVSTDKLLSSFVAGKKKTS